A single genomic interval of Methylobacterium bullatum harbors:
- the cya_22 gene encoding Bifunctional hemolysin/adenylate cyclase produces MSSIKYIRNSNYSDINSDWASVAVPMNEVYKIASSFGDFLAETPNESGYLQDFQTGDILSVVNTSIFADFSDSSNALDFTGGDLGDVLVTGSGDDILNGGSGNDTLDGGDGSDVLNGGDDDDTLDGGDGSDILEGGLGTNTIDGGAGTNTLSYASFTARNEYQPGRFFGVGVDMAGGRGVDQLETILQDSFSNISNLRLTAFEDNGYGDGNNNVIEGGAGGDDLKGGNGIDTLSYAHSTAGVGVSFASDLATQGDAEGDTFSGFENLLGSAHADFLVGNDDNNTINGNGDRDQIYGNGGNDRLVISDTPDVVNGGGGTNFLFLMGTGSVSLTSDNFAAIETIYIRNDVDLDMSGVTTGTRIVSQTSADVEIIGTSGADRIQVSRGSNIIEGGAGGDKIIASGRDNTFHFEAGFGRDNVYGFNLNVDHISVDIEGVDVNDVILRGLNNGRDTLVTFNDVATSNKIILHDVASADVQAAVNELFVFGA; encoded by the coding sequence ATGTCATCGATCAAATACATTCGTAATTCAAATTACAGCGATATCAATAGTGACTGGGCATCGGTCGCTGTTCCAATGAACGAGGTCTATAAGATTGCATCGAGTTTTGGTGACTTCCTGGCCGAAACTCCGAACGAGAGCGGGTATCTGCAGGATTTCCAGACGGGCGATATTCTGTCTGTCGTCAATACGAGCATCTTCGCGGATTTCAGCGACTCGTCCAATGCGTTGGATTTCACCGGGGGTGATCTCGGCGACGTTCTGGTGACCGGAAGCGGCGACGATATCCTCAACGGCGGCAGCGGTAACGACACGCTCGACGGCGGCGACGGCAGCGATGTCCTCAACGGTGGCGATGATGACGACACCCTCGACGGCGGCGATGGCAGCGATATCCTGGAAGGCGGCCTTGGCACCAACACGATCGACGGCGGTGCTGGGACCAACACCCTAAGCTACGCGTCGTTCACTGCTCGCAACGAGTATCAACCCGGCCGCTTCTTCGGCGTCGGCGTCGATATGGCGGGCGGCAGAGGTGTGGATCAACTCGAAACGATTCTTCAGGACAGTTTCAGCAACATTTCCAATCTTCGCCTCACGGCGTTCGAGGATAATGGGTACGGCGATGGCAACAATAACGTCATCGAGGGCGGCGCGGGAGGTGATGACCTGAAGGGCGGCAACGGCATCGATACCCTGAGCTATGCCCATTCGACGGCGGGCGTGGGCGTCAGTTTTGCGAGCGATCTCGCCACGCAAGGCGACGCGGAGGGAGATACGTTCAGCGGGTTCGAAAACCTGCTCGGCAGCGCCCACGCCGATTTCCTGGTCGGAAACGACGACAACAACACCATCAACGGTAATGGCGATCGCGATCAGATCTACGGCAATGGCGGCAACGACCGTCTCGTCATCAGCGACACGCCCGATGTCGTGAATGGCGGTGGAGGGACCAATTTCCTGTTTCTGATGGGCACCGGCTCCGTCAGCCTCACCAGCGATAACTTCGCCGCTATCGAGACCATCTACATCCGTAACGATGTCGACCTCGACATGTCGGGGGTGACCACGGGTACCAGGATCGTGTCTCAAACCTCGGCCGACGTGGAGATCATCGGCACGTCGGGCGCCGACCGCATCCAAGTCAGCAGGGGCAGCAACATCATTGAGGGCGGGGCCGGCGGCGACAAGATCATCGCGAGCGGCCGTGACAACACGTTCCACTTCGAGGCCGGCTTCGGTCGTGACAACGTCTACGGATTCAACCTCAACGTTGACCACATCTCCGTGGATATCGAGGGCGTCGACGTGAATGACGTCATCCTGCGCGGTCTCAATAACGGCCGAGACACGCTGGTGACCTTCAATGACGTCGCCACCTCCAACAAGATCATCCTGCACGATGTGGCGAGCGCAGACGTGCAAGCTGCGGTGAATGAGTTGTTCGTCTTCGGCGCGTGA
- the rfbA gene encoding Glucose-1-phosphate thymidylyltransferase 1 translates to MKGIVLAGGSGTRLHPATLSINKQLLPVYDKPMIYYPVSVLMLAGIREILIISSPEHLGNYERLFGTGEQFGLSFSYAVQPRPEGLAQAFTIGRDFVGTDDVALVLGDNLFFGSGMSAMLKQARERASGATIFAYHVDHPEAYGVVTLDRDGRPLRIVEKPSVPESPWAVTGLYFYDNRVLDIAAAVEPSARGELEITSVNQAYLDLGELYVQRMSRGYAWLDTGTHDSLLEAGEFVRTLQNRQGLQVACLEEIAYLQGFIDKAQLIARGELFAKTAYGQNLLKLSKLDPESRLDE, encoded by the coding sequence ATGAAGGGCATCGTTCTCGCCGGTGGGTCCGGCACGCGCCTTCATCCGGCGACCCTGTCGATCAACAAGCAGCTGCTGCCCGTCTACGACAAGCCGATGATCTATTATCCGGTCTCGGTGCTGATGCTCGCCGGCATCCGCGAGATCCTGATCATTTCGAGCCCCGAGCATCTCGGCAATTACGAGCGTCTGTTCGGCACCGGCGAGCAGTTCGGCCTCTCCTTCAGCTACGCCGTTCAGCCGCGCCCGGAAGGCCTCGCCCAGGCCTTCACCATCGGTCGCGACTTCGTCGGCACGGACGACGTCGCCCTCGTGCTGGGGGACAATCTGTTCTTCGGCTCGGGCATGAGCGCCATGCTGAAACAGGCGCGTGAGCGGGCGAGCGGCGCGACGATCTTCGCCTATCACGTGGACCACCCGGAAGCTTACGGCGTGGTCACCCTCGACCGTGACGGACGCCCCCTGCGCATCGTCGAGAAGCCCTCGGTGCCAGAAAGCCCGTGGGCGGTGACCGGCCTCTACTTCTACGACAACCGGGTGCTCGACATCGCCGCCGCCGTAGAGCCCTCGGCCCGCGGCGAATTGGAGATCACATCGGTCAACCAAGCCTATCTCGACCTCGGCGAGCTTTACGTGCAGCGCATGTCGCGCGGCTATGCCTGGCTCGATACGGGGACGCATGACAGCCTGCTCGAGGCGGGCGAGTTCGTGCGCACGCTGCAGAACCGGCAGGGCCTTCAGGTCGCCTGCCTGGAGGAGATCGCCTATCTCCAAGGCTTCATCGACAAGGCGCAGCTGATCGCCCGCGGCGAACTCTTCGCCAAGACCGCCTACGGCCAGAACCTGCTGAAACTTTCGAAGCTCGACCCGGAATCCCGCCTCGACGAGTGA
- the cya_23 gene encoding Bifunctional hemolysin/adenylate cyclase yields MSVVNLTPNSDSYINATGRSDTINGVAGDDTISGLDGNDRIDGGTGFDIANYANDFRFGGTTGVIVNFATGKATDGFGNADTLISIEAVMGTQFADKLTGGNAALDSTGEYFYGLSGKDVIDGGSGFDEARYDRDAGFGGTKGIIVNLTTGRAVDGFGTVDTLRNIESVRGTAYADKLSGGDTDPNGANNFFLGLGGNDVIDGGSGYDELRYDKDANFGGYSGVTVNLAAGTAIDGFGATDTVRNIEGVRGTQYGDRLHGNDTNDRSFDSLIGLGGDDTIDGGGGNDAVRYDRDASFGGATGVTVDLARGTATDGFGNHDTLISIEVVRGTQFTDTLTGGNATSAAYEGFYGLGGNDTIDGGKGFDEVRYDRDVDNGGGFGVTVNLAAGTATDGFGTTDRLTGIEAIVGTKFDDRLTGDAFANRFTGHAGNDFIDGGAGIDTLDFRNDDLFGAVNGATVDLGAGTATGTFGSTYALTSIEAMLGSVFADAITGSKVANTLVGNAGDDRLDGLLGKDVLTGGAGSDTFRFSTAFRAANIDHITDFETADTIEIAKAVASALPTGTLAAGAFKDLSTGTADAGDRILYDRSTGTLSYDKDGSGSAAAVTFAVLDHPIALTNLDFHIV; encoded by the coding sequence ATGTCGGTGGTCAATCTCACGCCAAATAGCGACAGCTATATCAATGCAACCGGTCGAAGCGATACGATCAACGGTGTAGCAGGCGACGATACCATTTCCGGCCTCGACGGAAACGATCGGATCGACGGTGGCACCGGATTCGATATCGCCAATTATGCGAATGATTTCCGGTTCGGCGGCACGACGGGCGTCATCGTCAACTTCGCCACCGGCAAGGCCACGGACGGGTTCGGCAACGCCGATACGCTGATCTCCATCGAAGCGGTGATGGGGACCCAATTCGCCGACAAGCTCACGGGGGGCAATGCCGCCCTGGACAGCACGGGGGAGTATTTCTACGGGCTCTCCGGCAAGGACGTCATCGACGGCGGCAGCGGATTCGACGAGGCCCGCTACGATCGGGACGCGGGTTTCGGCGGCACGAAGGGCATCATAGTCAATCTCACCACCGGCAGGGCCGTCGACGGGTTCGGTACCGTCGACACGCTCCGCAACATCGAATCGGTGCGAGGCACCGCCTATGCCGACAAACTGTCCGGCGGGGACACCGACCCGAACGGCGCGAACAACTTTTTCCTCGGCCTCGGCGGGAACGACGTCATCGATGGTGGCTCGGGCTACGACGAGCTGCGCTACGATAAGGATGCGAATTTCGGCGGCTATAGCGGCGTCACCGTGAACCTCGCGGCGGGGACCGCCATCGACGGGTTCGGGGCGACCGATACGGTCAGAAACATCGAAGGCGTGCGCGGAACCCAGTACGGCGACAGACTGCACGGAAACGACACGAACGACCGGAGCTTCGACAGCCTGATCGGCCTCGGCGGTGACGATACAATCGACGGCGGCGGCGGCAACGATGCGGTCCGCTACGACAGGGACGCGAGCTTCGGCGGCGCAACCGGCGTCACGGTCGATCTCGCCAGGGGCACCGCCACGGACGGGTTCGGCAACCACGACACGCTGATCAGCATCGAGGTCGTGCGGGGCACGCAGTTCACCGACACGCTGACCGGAGGCAACGCCACGAGCGCCGCCTACGAGGGGTTCTACGGGCTCGGCGGAAACGACACGATCGACGGCGGCAAGGGCTTCGACGAGGTTCGCTACGACCGCGACGTCGACAATGGCGGCGGCTTCGGCGTCACGGTCAATCTGGCGGCCGGCACGGCGACGGACGGCTTCGGCACCACCGACAGGCTGACCGGGATCGAGGCCATTGTCGGCACCAAGTTCGATGACCGCCTGACCGGCGATGCCTTCGCGAACCGCTTCACCGGCCATGCCGGAAACGACTTCATCGACGGTGGAGCGGGCATCGACACGCTCGATTTCCGCAACGACGACCTTTTCGGCGCCGTCAACGGCGCGACAGTGGATCTCGGCGCCGGCACCGCGACCGGCACCTTCGGTAGCACCTATGCCTTGACGTCGATCGAAGCGATGCTCGGGTCGGTCTTCGCCGACGCCATCACGGGGAGCAAGGTCGCCAACACCCTCGTGGGCAATGCCGGCGATGATCGGCTCGACGGCCTGCTCGGCAAGGACGTCCTCACCGGTGGAGCGGGCAGCGACACGTTCCGCTTCAGCACCGCCTTCCGCGCCGCCAATATCGATCACATCACGGATTTCGAGACCGCCGATACGATCGAGATCGCAAAGGCGGTCGCCTCGGCCCTGCCCACCGGCACGCTGGCGGCCGGGGCGTTCAAGGATCTCTCCACCGGTACGGCGGATGCCGGCGACCGCATCCTCTACGACCGCAGCACCGGAACCCTGTCCTACGACAAGGACGGCAGCGGAAGCGCCGCTGCGGTGACGTTCGCCGTGCTCGATCACCCGATCGCGCTCACGAATCTCGACTTTCACATCGTCTGA
- the rmlD_2 gene encoding dTDP-4-dehydrorhamnose reductase — protein MDILILGGAGQVGTELQASRHWGAGVTLVAPTRTELDVTDATAVARIFTERTIGAVVNAAAYTAVDKAESEVVEAWRLNALAPAILAAETARRGIPLVHVSTDYVFDGAASGAYAPDAPIRPTSVYGASKAAGEMAVRTANPRHAILRTAWVVSPHRGNFVKTMLRLAAERDALNVVNDQRGCPTSAADLAAALADIALRLSADSDAPTGTHHFVNAGATTWHGFAQAIVAGSAARGGRSVPVNGIPTSAYPTPARRPANSELSTESLTKAYGLAPRPWQAALDDILDRLVGPAHHSAEAQS, from the coding sequence ATGGATATCCTGATCCTCGGCGGGGCGGGCCAGGTCGGCACCGAACTGCAGGCCTCCCGGCACTGGGGCGCGGGCGTGACCCTCGTCGCCCCGACCCGTACCGAACTCGACGTCACCGATGCCACAGCCGTGGCGCGGATCTTTACCGAGCGCACCATCGGGGCGGTGGTGAACGCCGCCGCCTACACCGCCGTGGACAAGGCCGAGTCGGAGGTGGTGGAAGCCTGGCGCCTCAACGCCCTGGCCCCCGCCATCCTGGCGGCCGAGACGGCGCGGCGGGGCATCCCCCTCGTCCACGTCTCCACCGATTACGTCTTCGACGGCGCCGCATCGGGCGCCTATGCGCCGGACGCGCCGATCCGTCCGACCAGCGTCTACGGCGCCAGCAAGGCCGCCGGCGAGATGGCGGTCCGCACCGCCAATCCGCGCCACGCCATCCTGCGTACCGCCTGGGTCGTGAGCCCGCACCGGGGCAACTTCGTGAAGACGATGCTGCGGCTCGCAGCCGAGCGGGATGCGCTGAACGTGGTGAACGACCAGCGCGGCTGCCCGACCTCGGCCGCCGATCTCGCCGCCGCCCTCGCGGACATCGCCCTGCGTCTTTCCGCCGACAGCGACGCGCCCACGGGCACGCATCACTTCGTCAATGCGGGCGCCACCACCTGGCACGGTTTCGCGCAAGCCATCGTCGCCGGCTCGGCCGCGCGCGGCGGGCGGAGCGTTCCGGTCAACGGCATCCCCACCAGCGCCTATCCGACGCCCGCGCGGCGGCCCGCCAATTCGGAACTGTCGACGGAGAGCCTGACGAAGGCCTACGGGCTGGCGCCGCGCCCCTGGCAGGCCGCCCTCGACGACATCCTCGACCGGCTTGTCGGCCCCGCGCATCATTCAGCAGAGGCACAGTCATGA
- the recA gene encoding Protein RecA, which translates to MAQPALKVVDSPMVDKDKAKAIDAALSQIERAFGKGSIMRLGKNDKVAEVETVSTGSLGLDIALGVGGLPRGRVIEIYGPESSGKTTLALHTIAEAQKKGGVCAFVDAEHALDPVYARKLGVQLDDLLISQPDTGEQALEITDTLVRSGAIDVLVVDSVAALTPRAEIEGEMGDSQPGLQARLMSQALRKLTGSISRSKCMVIFINQIRMKIGVMYGSPETTTGGNALKFYASVRLDIRRISTLKDRDEAIGNQVRVKVVKNKVAPPFKQVEFDIMFGEGVSKVGELIDLGVKAGIVEKSGAWFSYASQRLGQGRENSKGFLRDNPDIANKIEAAIRQNSGLLADKILETAKPTEDDLDEGEA; encoded by the coding sequence ATGGCCCAGCCCGCGCTGAAAGTTGTGGATTCCCCGATGGTGGACAAGGACAAGGCGAAGGCGATCGATGCCGCGCTGTCCCAGATCGAGCGTGCTTTCGGCAAGGGCTCGATTATGCGGCTCGGCAAGAACGACAAGGTGGCGGAGGTCGAGACCGTCTCCACCGGCTCGCTCGGCCTCGACATCGCGCTCGGCGTCGGCGGCTTGCCGCGTGGCCGGGTGATCGAGATCTACGGCCCCGAATCCTCGGGCAAGACCACCCTTGCCCTTCACACCATCGCCGAAGCCCAGAAGAAGGGCGGCGTCTGCGCCTTCGTGGACGCGGAGCACGCTCTCGATCCGGTCTATGCGCGCAAGCTGGGCGTGCAGCTCGACGATCTCCTGATCTCGCAGCCCGATACCGGCGAACAGGCCCTCGAGATCACCGATACCCTGGTGCGTTCGGGCGCCATCGACGTGCTCGTGGTCGATTCGGTGGCGGCGCTGACGCCCCGCGCCGAGATCGAGGGCGAGATGGGCGACAGCCAGCCCGGCCTTCAGGCGCGCCTGATGAGCCAGGCCCTGCGCAAGCTCACCGGCTCGATCTCGCGCTCGAAATGCATGGTCATCTTCATCAACCAGATCCGAATGAAGATCGGCGTCATGTATGGCAGCCCGGAGACGACCACGGGCGGCAACGCGCTGAAGTTCTACGCGTCGGTACGTCTCGACATCCGCCGAATCTCGACCCTGAAGGACCGGGACGAGGCCATCGGCAACCAGGTCCGCGTTAAGGTCGTCAAGAACAAGGTCGCCCCGCCCTTCAAGCAGGTCGAGTTCGACATCATGTTCGGCGAGGGCGTCTCGAAGGTCGGTGAGCTCATCGACCTCGGGGTGAAGGCCGGGATCGTGGAGAAGTCCGGCGCCTGGTTCTCCTATGCGAGCCAGCGCCTCGGTCAAGGCCGCGAGAACTCGAAGGGGTTCCTGCGCGACAACCCGGACATCGCCAACAAGATCGAAGCGGCGATCCGGCAGAATTCCGGCCTGCTCGCAGACAAGATCCTCGAGACTGCCAAGCCCACCGAGGACGATCTGGACGAAGGCGAGGCCTGA
- the rffG gene encoding dTDP-glucose 4,6-dehydratase 2: MAKSQRILVTGGCGFIGSALVLHLVQDLGHEVATLDALTYAANPISLAPLDGDPRHRLVTGDICDPAAVHALYADFRPDAVMHLAAESHVDRSITDPGAFIRTNVVGTQVMLDGARTYWESLGGEAKAAFRFLHVSTDEVYGSLPPDGFFTEDSRYDPRSPYSASKAASDHLARAWGETYGLPVLVTNCSNNYGPRHFPEKLIPLMILNALEGRPLPVYGDGLNERDWIHVEDHARGLVAVLERGRLGETYLLGGRSVRNNLAVVKALCAAFDRLRPEHGPHERLISFVADRPGHDRRYAIDPGKAEREIGWTPTKSFEEALEETVRWYLDNEAWWRPIREGRYTGERLGLGTQATKA; encoded by the coding sequence ATGGCCAAATCCCAACGCATTCTGGTCACGGGCGGCTGTGGCTTCATCGGCTCGGCTCTGGTCCTGCACCTCGTCCAGGATCTCGGCCATGAGGTCGCGACCCTCGACGCGCTGACCTATGCGGCCAATCCGATCTCGCTGGCTCCCCTCGATGGCGATCCGCGGCACCGGCTGGTGACCGGCGACATCTGCGATCCCGCCGCCGTGCACGCCCTCTACGCCGACTTCCGGCCCGACGCGGTGATGCATCTCGCCGCCGAGAGCCATGTGGACCGCTCGATCACCGACCCGGGCGCCTTCATCCGCACCAACGTCGTCGGCACGCAGGTGATGCTCGATGGCGCCCGCACCTACTGGGAAAGCCTCGGCGGCGAAGCGAAGGCGGCGTTCCGGTTCCTCCACGTCTCCACCGACGAGGTCTACGGCTCGCTCCCGCCGGACGGGTTCTTCACCGAGGACAGCCGCTACGACCCGCGCTCGCCCTATTCGGCCTCCAAGGCCGCCTCCGACCATCTGGCACGGGCCTGGGGGGAGACCTACGGCCTGCCGGTTCTGGTGACGAACTGCTCCAACAATTACGGCCCCCGGCATTTCCCGGAGAAGCTGATCCCCCTGATGATCCTCAACGCCCTCGAAGGCCGGCCCCTGCCGGTCTATGGCGACGGCCTCAACGAGCGCGACTGGATCCACGTGGAGGACCATGCACGGGGCCTCGTGGCGGTGCTGGAACGGGGCCGCCTCGGGGAGACCTATCTCCTGGGCGGCCGCTCGGTGCGCAACAACCTCGCCGTCGTGAAGGCCCTCTGCGCCGCCTTCGACCGGCTGCGGCCGGAGCATGGGCCACACGAGCGCCTGATCTCCTTCGTGGCCGACCGGCCGGGCCACGACCGGCGCTACGCCATCGACCCCGGCAAGGCCGAGCGGGAGATCGGCTGGACCCCCACCAAATCCTTCGAGGAAGCGCTTGAGGAGACCGTGCGCTGGTATCTCGACAACGAGGCGTGGTGGCGCCCGATCCGGGAGGGCCGCTATACCGGCGAGCGCCTCGGCCTCGGCACGCAAGCGACGAAGGCTTGA
- the rmlC gene encoding dTDP-4-dehydrorhamnose 3,5-epimerase: protein MRVVETRIPAVKRVVPNRFGDDRGWFSETFRADVLAGAGIADAFVQDNQSFSAQSGTVRGLHFQLAPAGQAKLVRVLSGSILDVAVDLRRGSETYGQHVAVRLDAAEGEQLYVPVGFGHGFCTLEPDTMVAYKVSAYYSREHDRNLAWNDPDLAIDWPVGEDEAVLSDKDRVAPSFAELGAVF from the coding sequence ATGCGTGTGGTCGAGACACGGATTCCCGCGGTGAAGCGGGTCGTGCCCAATCGCTTCGGCGACGACAGGGGCTGGTTCTCGGAGACCTTCCGGGCCGATGTCCTGGCCGGGGCCGGGATCGCCGACGCCTTCGTGCAGGACAACCAATCCTTCTCCGCCCAGAGCGGGACCGTTCGCGGCCTGCATTTCCAGCTCGCACCGGCGGGCCAGGCCAAGCTCGTGCGCGTCCTGTCGGGCTCCATCCTCGATGTCGCCGTCGACCTGCGGCGCGGATCCGAGACCTATGGACAGCATGTCGCCGTCCGGCTCGACGCTGCCGAGGGCGAACAACTCTACGTCCCGGTGGGGTTCGGCCATGGGTTCTGCACCCTGGAACCCGACACCATGGTCGCCTACAAAGTGTCGGCCTATTACAGCCGCGAGCACGACCGCAATCTGGCATGGAACGATCCGGACTTGGCTATCGACTGGCCGGTCGGCGAGGACGAGGCCGTGTTGTCCGACAAGGACCGCGTGGCACCGTCCTTCGCCGAACTGGGCGCGGTGTTCTGA
- the alaS gene encoding Alanine--tRNA ligase, with protein sequence MSGVNEIRSAFLDYFAKADHAVVPSSSLVPRNDPTLMFTNAGMVQFKNVFTGVEKRPYNRATTAQKCVRAGGKHNDLDNVGYTARHHTFFEMLGNFSFGDYFKPRAIELAWSLITKEFGLSKDRLLVTVYADDEEAADLWKKIAGFGDDRIIRIGTSDNFWQMGDTGPCGPCSEIFIDQGPGLQGGPPGSPDEDGDRFLEFWNLVFMQYEQIEPGNRLALPRPSIDTGMGLERMAAILQGVTSNYDTDLFKALIDAVSHAVGRPPEAGNVASYRVIADHLRSVSFLIADGVLPSNEGRGYVLRRIMRRAMRHLELLGSREPVMFRLVPTLVREMGQAYPELTRAESLISETLRLEETRFRRTLERGLAILDSESRTLVSGQNLSGETAFTLYDTYGFPLDLTQDALKARGIGVDTDAFGQAMERQRKAARAAWTGSGEAATETVWYGIKERVGATEFLGYETEGAEGIVTALLRDGAEVESLSAGETGLVLLNQTPFYAESGGQVGDTGRLSASGLTARVTATEKKLGDLFVHHVTVDEGRLTLGQAAELTVDHARRSAIRANHSATHLLHEALRQVLGDHVAQKGSLVSAERLRFDFSHPKPMDEAELRAVEDIANAVLLQNTPVVTKLMAQDEAVASGARALFGEKYGDEVRVVSMGRPVDDRGELAEEGRLPAFSIELCGGTHAGRTGEIGQISVLGESAVGAGVRRIEALTAGAARRHRSEESRTLGQIAGLLKVQSADVPERLSALIDERRRLERELSDAKKKLAMGGSSGNDDGIVEVGGVKLMAKVVEGVEMRDLKSLADAGKNRIGSGIVALVGVSPDGKAGLVVGVTEDLTDRYDAVSLVRAGAGHLGGKGGGGRRDMAQAGGPEGTGAQAAIDAIAQALSVS encoded by the coding sequence ATGAGCGGCGTCAACGAGATCCGGTCGGCCTTCCTCGACTATTTCGCCAAGGCGGACCACGCCGTGGTGCCGTCGTCGTCCCTCGTCCCCCGCAACGACCCAACCCTGATGTTCACCAATGCGGGGATGGTGCAGTTCAAGAACGTCTTCACCGGCGTCGAGAAGCGGCCCTACAACCGGGCCACCACGGCGCAGAAATGCGTGCGCGCCGGCGGCAAGCACAACGACCTCGACAATGTCGGCTACACGGCCCGCCACCACACCTTCTTCGAGATGCTCGGCAACTTCTCCTTCGGCGATTATTTCAAGCCGCGGGCGATCGAACTGGCCTGGAGCCTGATCACGAAGGAATTCGGCCTGTCGAAGGACCGGCTCCTCGTCACCGTCTATGCGGATGACGAAGAGGCGGCCGACCTCTGGAAGAAGATCGCGGGTTTTGGCGACGACCGGATCATCCGCATCGGCACCTCGGACAATTTCTGGCAGATGGGCGACACCGGTCCCTGCGGTCCCTGCTCGGAGATCTTCATCGATCAGGGTCCCGGCCTTCAGGGGGGTCCTCCCGGTTCGCCGGACGAGGACGGCGACCGGTTCCTGGAGTTCTGGAACCTCGTCTTCATGCAGTACGAGCAGATCGAGCCGGGCAACCGCCTCGCCCTGCCGCGCCCCTCCATCGATACCGGCATGGGTCTGGAGCGCATGGCGGCGATCCTCCAGGGCGTGACCAGCAACTACGACACCGACCTGTTCAAGGCCCTCATCGATGCGGTGAGCCACGCGGTCGGTCGCCCCCCCGAGGCAGGCAACGTCGCCTCCTACCGCGTCATCGCAGACCATCTGCGTTCCGTCTCGTTCCTCATCGCGGATGGCGTGCTGCCGTCGAACGAGGGCCGCGGCTACGTCCTGCGCCGCATCATGCGCCGGGCCATGCGCCACCTCGAACTCCTCGGCTCCCGTGAGCCGGTGATGTTCCGCCTGGTCCCCACCCTCGTCCGCGAGATGGGGCAGGCCTATCCCGAACTCACCCGCGCCGAGAGCCTGATCTCGGAGACCCTGCGCCTGGAGGAGACCCGGTTCCGCCGCACCCTCGAGCGGGGCCTCGCCATCCTCGATTCCGAGAGCCGCACCCTGGTCTCCGGCCAGAACCTGTCCGGCGAGACCGCCTTCACCCTCTACGACACCTACGGATTCCCCCTCGACCTGACCCAGGACGCCCTGAAGGCCCGCGGCATCGGCGTCGACACGGACGCGTTCGGTCAGGCGATGGAGCGCCAGCGCAAGGCCGCCCGCGCCGCCTGGACCGGCTCGGGCGAGGCCGCCACCGAGACGGTCTGGTACGGCATCAAGGAGCGCGTCGGCGCCACCGAGTTCCTCGGATACGAGACCGAGGGCGCGGAAGGCATCGTCACCGCGCTCCTGCGCGACGGGGCCGAGGTGGAGAGCCTGTCGGCCGGCGAGACCGGCCTCGTATTGCTCAACCAGACCCCGTTCTATGCCGAATCCGGCGGTCAGGTGGGCGATACCGGCCGCCTGTCCGCGTCGGGCTTGACCGCGCGGGTCACCGCCACGGAGAAGAAGCTCGGCGATCTCTTCGTGCATCACGTCACCGTCGACGAGGGGCGGCTGACCCTGGGGCAGGCAGCGGAGCTCACCGTCGATCACGCCCGCAGGTCGGCGATCCGCGCCAACCATTCGGCCACCCATCTTCTGCACGAGGCCCTGCGCCAGGTGCTCGGCGACCATGTGGCCCAGAAGGGCTCGCTGGTCTCGGCCGAGCGCCTGCGCTTCGATTTCAGCCATCCCAAACCCATGGACGAGGCCGAGCTCCGCGCCGTGGAGGACATCGCCAATGCGGTGCTCCTGCAGAACACGCCCGTGGTGACGAAGCTGATGGCCCAGGACGAGGCCGTCGCCTCAGGCGCCCGCGCCCTGTTCGGCGAGAAATACGGCGACGAGGTGCGCGTCGTCTCCATGGGACGCCCGGTCGACGATCGGGGCGAGCTCGCGGAGGAGGGCCGGCTTCCGGCCTTCTCCATCGAACTCTGCGGCGGCACCCATGCGGGCCGCACGGGCGAGATCGGGCAGATCTCGGTGCTCGGCGAGAGTGCGGTCGGCGCCGGCGTGCGCCGCATCGAGGCCCTCACCGCCGGGGCGGCCCGTCGTCACCGCTCCGAGGAGAGCCGCACCCTCGGCCAGATCGCCGGACTCCTCAAGGTCCAGAGCGCCGATGTCCCCGAACGGCTGAGCGCGCTCATCGATGAGCGCCGCCGCCTGGAGCGCGAATTGTCGGACGCCAAGAAGAAGCTCGCCATGGGCGGCTCGTCGGGGAACGACGACGGCATCGTCGAGGTCGGCGGCGTCAAGCTGATGGCCAAGGTCGTCGAGGGCGTCGAGATGCGCGACCTGAAGAGTCTCGCCGATGCCGGCAAGAACCGCATCGGCTCCGGCATCGTCGCCCTGGTGGGCGTGTCGCCGGACGGCAAGGCCGGCCTCGTCGTCGGCGTCACCGAGGATCTGACCGACCGGTACGACGCGGTCTCCCTCGTCCGCGCCGGGGCCGGGCATCTCGGCGGCAAGGGCGGCGGCGGACGCCGCGACATGGCCCAGGCCGGTGGCCCGGAGGGAACCGGCGCCCAGGCGGCGATCGACGCCATCGCCCAGGCGCTCTCCGTCAGTTGA